Proteins encoded by one window of Fodinicurvata sediminis DSM 21159:
- a CDS encoding TRAP transporter substrate-binding protein, translated as MKVPFKTCAPVAAAAALAFGVSTSAAAQGPSELDVASTFPKNLTYLGEGGEKFADLLAEVTNGEITLNIHGDGDLVPALEVFNAVSQGSVQAGWDWIGYWGGTVPVAGLAGAMPFGPDPELFLGWMWEGGGLEILQKAYDEYNVQVLPCHLTAPESGGWFNQEINSPEDFEGLTMRISGLGGKVLNKLGASTQLIPASELYVALERGRIDATEFSLPIIDDSLGFAEIADYYYFPGWHQPASWNSFIINQDVWDQYTEEEQAQFWAACKANIVWSMGSAPEAQAEVLERFEAEHGVEVKRFPDEVLDALREASREVLEEEAENDPYFKEAYESLQAYMETAGRWQELQTLPKE; from the coding sequence ATGAAAGTTCCCTTTAAAACCTGTGCGCCTGTCGCTGCGGCTGCCGCACTGGCCTTTGGCGTCTCCACGTCTGCTGCAGCACAAGGGCCGTCCGAGTTGGACGTAGCCAGTACCTTTCCGAAAAACCTGACTTATCTGGGCGAGGGCGGTGAGAAGTTCGCTGACCTGCTTGCGGAAGTTACCAATGGCGAAATCACACTGAACATTCATGGTGATGGAGATCTCGTGCCCGCGCTGGAGGTCTTCAATGCCGTCAGCCAGGGCTCCGTCCAGGCTGGCTGGGACTGGATCGGCTATTGGGGCGGCACCGTTCCTGTGGCCGGTCTGGCCGGGGCCATGCCGTTCGGGCCCGATCCGGAGCTGTTTCTCGGCTGGATGTGGGAAGGCGGCGGACTGGAGATTCTCCAGAAGGCCTACGACGAATACAACGTCCAGGTTCTGCCCTGTCACCTGACAGCCCCGGAATCAGGCGGTTGGTTCAATCAGGAGATCAACTCGCCGGAGGATTTCGAGGGCCTGACAATGCGCATCTCGGGACTGGGCGGTAAGGTCCTGAACAAGCTGGGCGCCTCGACGCAGTTGATTCCGGCCAGTGAGCTCTATGTAGCCCTGGAACGCGGTCGCATCGATGCCACTGAATTCTCTCTGCCGATTATCGACGATAGCCTCGGGTTTGCCGAGATCGCCGACTACTACTACTTCCCGGGTTGGCATCAGCCGGCCAGCTGGAACTCCTTCATCATCAACCAGGATGTCTGGGACCAGTATACCGAGGAAGAGCAGGCCCAGTTCTGGGCCGCCTGCAAGGCGAACATCGTCTGGTCCATGGGCTCTGCGCCAGAAGCCCAGGCTGAAGTTCTCGAAAGATTCGAGGCTGAGCATGGCGTCGAGGTGAAGCGCTTCCCCGACGAAGTCCTGGATGCCCTTCGCGAGGCATCCCGGGAAGTCCTTGAGGAAGAGGCCGAGAACGACCCCTACTTCAAGGAAGCCTATGAATCCCTGCAGGCCTATATGGAAACTGCGGGCCGTTGGCAGGAACTGCAGACCTTGCCGAAAGAGTGA
- a CDS encoding TRAP transporter small permease subunit, with product MSFFKGIERVGRVLGEASAWPGRLASWLILPVIVAALWVVIGSMLGVGTIAQWDEAVLLFSDQLTLTGLVELQWHLFGVMIMLGGAYALRENSHVRVDLIYANVGRKWQRIIDIIGDLVLLLPYCALIAWLSLGFVDMAFRSGEQSDYGGLADRYLIKAILPIGLCILFLAGLGRILENLGALLSGSDSEQDKGTQEYNG from the coding sequence ATGTCCTTTTTCAAAGGAATAGAACGAGTGGGCCGCGTGCTGGGAGAAGCCAGCGCGTGGCCCGGTCGTTTGGCATCCTGGCTGATTCTGCCGGTGATCGTGGCAGCCCTTTGGGTCGTGATCGGAAGTATGCTCGGTGTCGGCACCATCGCTCAATGGGACGAAGCTGTTCTGCTGTTCTCCGACCAGTTGACCCTCACCGGTCTGGTTGAACTGCAATGGCATCTTTTCGGCGTGATGATCATGCTGGGCGGTGCTTATGCCTTGCGGGAGAACAGCCATGTTCGCGTCGACCTGATCTATGCGAACGTTGGGCGGAAATGGCAGCGTATCATAGATATCATCGGCGACCTCGTTCTGCTGCTGCCCTATTGTGCCCTGATTGCGTGGCTTTCCCTGGGCTTCGTCGATATGGCCTTCCGCTCGGGTGAACAATCGGATTATGGGGGTTTGGCGGATCGCTACCTGATCAAGGCGATTTTGCCCATCGGGCTTTGCATACTCTTCCTGGCTGGTCTGGGGCGTATCCTCGAGAACCTGGGGGCACTGCTATCGGGCTCGGATTCCGAGCAGGATAAAGGAACGCAAGAATACAATGGGTGA
- a CDS encoding TRAP transporter large permease — protein MGEYTLPLLMILGLMCGIFTGYPVAFVLAGLGILFTFIADLPFLYLGSVVNRTFTGVIGNWLLLAVPLFVFMGLMLEKSGLAKNLLLSLERLFVGMRGGLAVSVALLGIVMAASTGIIGASVVMLAMLSLPVMMKQGYDKSLAVGTVCAAGTLGILIPPSIMLVLVGDILRISVGDLFTAAILPGLLLGVIYIGYIIAVAILQPHKAPVNVIEDDSGRLSVILQLVKDLIAPILLIMGVLGSIIAGIATPTEAAAVGAAGTILLAAINRTLNLDTLRSCVYETGKTSAMILFVAIGATCFSAIFKRIGGEDMIFDATTALGTGPYGTLIVLMLIIFILGFFLEWIEISYVVLPLFAPIVAALEFGLDMHSGERLVWFAILVAVNLQTSFLTPPFGYALFYLKGVAPPEISMKDIYGSILPFVLLQLVGLAFCLAFPSVILWLPRVLG, from the coding sequence ATGGGTGAATACACACTCCCGCTTCTGATGATCCTGGGGCTGATGTGCGGGATCTTCACGGGCTATCCCGTCGCGTTTGTTCTGGCTGGTCTTGGTATTCTTTTTACCTTCATTGCGGACCTGCCCTTTCTCTATCTGGGGTCTGTCGTCAATCGAACCTTCACGGGGGTGATCGGCAACTGGCTTCTGTTGGCGGTGCCCCTTTTCGTGTTCATGGGGCTGATGCTGGAGAAGTCCGGCTTGGCCAAGAACCTGCTTTTGTCCTTGGAGCGGCTTTTCGTAGGCATGCGTGGCGGTCTGGCCGTTTCCGTGGCGTTGCTCGGCATTGTCATGGCGGCCTCGACCGGGATTATCGGGGCCTCGGTTGTGATGCTCGCCATGCTGTCGCTTCCGGTCATGATGAAACAGGGATATGACAAGTCTCTGGCCGTCGGGACCGTGTGTGCAGCTGGGACATTGGGAATTCTCATCCCGCCCAGTATCATGCTGGTACTTGTGGGGGATATTCTGCGCATTTCCGTCGGTGATCTCTTCACGGCTGCAATCCTGCCCGGCCTGCTGCTTGGCGTGATCTATATCGGCTACATCATTGCTGTTGCCATTCTCCAGCCACACAAGGCTCCGGTGAATGTCATTGAGGACGACAGCGGGCGGCTTTCGGTCATCCTGCAATTGGTTAAGGATCTGATTGCGCCCATCCTGCTGATCATGGGGGTGCTGGGGTCCATCATCGCCGGCATCGCAACCCCTACGGAGGCTGCGGCTGTAGGTGCTGCGGGTACGATCCTGCTGGCGGCCATCAACCGGACGCTGAACCTCGATACCCTGCGCAGCTGCGTGTACGAGACAGGAAAAACCTCCGCCATGATCCTCTTCGTGGCGATCGGGGCGACCTGTTTCAGTGCTATCTTCAAGCGCATTGGCGGCGAGGACATGATCTTCGATGCCACGACGGCGCTGGGAACCGGCCCCTATGGCACGCTGATCGTCCTCATGCTGATCATTTTCATTCTCGGCTTCTTCCTGGAATGGATCGAGATCAGCTATGTGGTCCTGCCTCTCTTCGCACCGATCGTGGCGGCGCTGGAATTCGGCCTGGATATGCATAGCGGGGAACGTCTGGTGTGGTTTGCCATCCTGGTGGCCGTCAATTTGCAGACTTCCTTCCTGACACCGCCCTTTGGCTATGCGCTTTTCTACCTGAAAGGCGTGGCGCCGCCGGAAATTTCCATGAAGGACATCTACGGCAGCATACTGCCCTTTGTCCTGCTGCAGCTTGTCGGGCTGGCGTTCTGTCTGGCATTCCCAAGTGTTATCCTCTGGTTGCCGCGTGTCCTGGGGTAG
- a CDS encoding hydroxymethylglutaryl-CoA reductase, degradative, translated as MSEKKSSRIGGFYKLSREERLDAVKDMAGLAQEDIDKLLSKETLPFELADRLVENAVSSFGVPLGIATNMLVDGRDVLVPMATEESSVIAAASNAARQCRDSGGFHTSLSATEMIAQIQVLGLSDPWAGRAKILEHKAEIEEICNGCDPMLVKLGGGFRDLQVRVLPSSRGSMVVTHIIVDTKDAMGANAVNTMAERLAPTLASWTGGRHHLRILSNLADRRLARARAVWPKDAIGGEEIVDAMLDAAEFAEVDPYRAATHNKGIMNGISSVALATGNDTRAIEAGAHAYASASGSYRPLSHYEKTAEGDLAGSIELPLALGLVGGATKVHPMAQVCLKILGVENVVEFSGIVAAVGLAQNFAALKALATVGIQKGHMTLHAQNVAIAAGATGEEIASVASELARRGEVRGDVAETVLAEIRAKK; from the coding sequence ATGAGTGAAAAGAAATCTTCGCGCATAGGCGGTTTCTATAAGCTTTCCCGTGAAGAAAGACTCGATGCCGTAAAGGATATGGCCGGCCTGGCGCAGGAAGACATCGACAAGCTGCTGTCCAAGGAAACCCTGCCTTTCGAACTGGCGGACCGTCTGGTCGAGAATGCTGTTTCCAGCTTTGGCGTGCCCCTGGGAATCGCCACGAACATGCTGGTAGATGGGCGTGATGTTCTGGTGCCCATGGCCACAGAGGAGTCCTCGGTCATCGCGGCAGCCAGCAACGCGGCCCGCCAATGCCGGGACAGCGGCGGATTCCACACCTCCCTCAGCGCCACGGAGATGATTGCCCAGATTCAGGTTCTCGGCCTGTCCGATCCCTGGGCAGGACGTGCCAAGATCCTGGAGCACAAGGCAGAGATCGAAGAAATCTGCAATGGCTGTGATCCTATGCTGGTCAAGCTGGGCGGCGGTTTTCGTGACCTTCAGGTCCGTGTCCTGCCGTCTTCCCGAGGCAGCATGGTGGTTACCCATATCATAGTCGACACGAAGGATGCCATGGGCGCCAATGCCGTGAACACCATGGCGGAACGCCTGGCACCGACATTGGCTTCCTGGACTGGCGGCCGGCACCATCTGCGCATCCTTTCCAACCTGGCGGATCGGCGCCTGGCGCGTGCACGCGCTGTTTGGCCCAAGGATGCGATCGGCGGTGAAGAGATCGTCGATGCCATGCTGGATGCAGCCGAGTTTGCTGAAGTGGACCCTTATCGCGCCGCCACCCACAACAAGGGCATCATGAACGGCATATCGTCCGTGGCCCTGGCCACCGGAAACGACACTCGGGCGATCGAGGCTGGTGCCCATGCCTATGCGTCGGCCTCCGGCTCCTATCGGCCGCTCAGCCATTACGAGAAGACGGCCGAGGGCGACCTGGCGGGCAGCATCGAGCTGCCGCTGGCGCTGGGTCTGGTGGGCGGTGCCACCAAGGTTCATCCCATGGCCCAGGTCTGCCTGAAGATCCTGGGCGTTGAGAACGTCGTTGAGTTCTCGGGCATCGTGGCGGCTGTCGGACTGGCCCAGAACTTTGCCGCGCTCAAGGCCCTGGCGACCGTGGGCATCCAGAAGGGGCACATGACCCTGCATGCCCAGAATGTCGCCATTGCCGCGGGTGCCACGGGCGAGGAAATCGCTTCTGTGGCCTCAGAACTGGCCCGGCGCGGCGAGGTGCGCGGTGATGTGGCCGAGACCGTCCTGGCGGAGATCAGGGCGAAGAAGTAG
- a CDS encoding HpcH/HpaI aldolase family protein — protein sequence MSFQNLLDAPAPILGTWSQIASAEVVDIIAASGFAFTIIDTEHGVFGLETAADLIRACNANRLEPIVRVPTNESWMIMKALDAGAGTVLVPKIESPEAAQAAVAAARYEPHGRRGACPCVRSGDQFVRDWPNYAAKANSSSGVMALVESPVGVEAFSDIAATQGLKAVLFGPFDLSVAMGKEGNFRHPDVVSALETMTAQARKADLPVIMPVFSPDMDQARREMQEWRAQGVSAFTIGTDKLLMADYCSRYTAHLKN from the coding sequence ATGAGCTTCCAGAACCTTCTGGACGCGCCAGCGCCGATCCTCGGCACCTGGTCCCAGATCGCCTCGGCGGAGGTGGTCGACATCATCGCGGCCTCGGGTTTCGCCTTTACAATCATAGACACCGAACACGGCGTCTTCGGGCTGGAAACGGCAGCCGATCTGATACGCGCCTGCAACGCCAATCGCCTGGAACCCATCGTGCGTGTGCCCACGAACGAATCCTGGATGATCATGAAAGCCCTGGATGCGGGCGCTGGAACCGTTTTGGTGCCCAAGATCGAATCCCCCGAAGCGGCACAGGCTGCCGTAGCTGCAGCACGTTATGAACCCCATGGACGGCGCGGCGCCTGCCCCTGCGTGCGCTCAGGTGATCAATTCGTGCGCGACTGGCCGAACTACGCGGCCAAGGCCAACAGCTCCAGCGGGGTCATGGCGCTGGTCGAAAGCCCGGTTGGTGTGGAAGCCTTTTCGGACATTGCCGCTACGCAGGGGCTGAAAGCCGTTCTCTTCGGCCCCTTCGACCTGTCGGTCGCCATGGGCAAGGAGGGCAATTTCCGTCATCCTGACGTCGTGTCAGCCCTGGAAACCATGACAGCGCAAGCCAGGAAAGCGGACCTACCGGTCATCATGCCCGTCTTCTCACCGGATATGGACCAGGCACGCCGTGAAATGCAGGAATGGCGGGCTCAGGGGGTCAGCGCCTTCACCATCGGAACCGACAAGCTGCTGATGGCGGATTACTGCAGCCGCTACACCGCTCACCTGAAGAATTGA
- a CDS encoding SDR family NAD(P)-dependent oxidoreductase, with protein MGGLPNGLSLKGKQIVITGAAGGIGAAVARLTARLGADLVLTDQGGLEPLQEELQAEGTKVHAQACDISDRRSVEQLIGDAGRIDGLVALAAMCPWDDWMEDGWDTVFDEVMQTNVLSVIHCARACLPIMQEQKDGRMVIVSSVAGRMGGLNASPHYVASKGGVNTLVKWLARRASPHGVLVNGVAPGATSSPMTRGQDFDLSRIPLGRMAEPEEIAWPIVFLLTGAASYMSGTILDVNGGVFMN; from the coding sequence ATGGGCGGCCTACCGAACGGCCTTAGCCTCAAGGGCAAGCAGATCGTCATCACGGGCGCGGCCGGTGGCATTGGCGCTGCAGTTGCGCGTCTTACGGCCCGGCTTGGTGCGGACCTGGTCCTGACCGACCAGGGCGGCCTCGAACCGCTTCAGGAAGAACTCCAGGCAGAAGGCACAAAAGTCCATGCACAGGCCTGTGACATATCGGATCGGCGCAGCGTCGAACAGCTGATCGGCGACGCGGGACGCATTGATGGCCTGGTGGCCCTGGCGGCCATGTGCCCCTGGGATGATTGGATGGAGGACGGCTGGGATACCGTGTTCGACGAGGTCATGCAGACCAATGTTCTGAGCGTGATTCACTGTGCCCGCGCCTGCCTGCCCATCATGCAGGAACAGAAGGATGGGCGGATGGTCATCGTCAGTTCTGTCGCCGGGCGCATGGGCGGCCTGAATGCCAGCCCGCACTACGTGGCCTCGAAGGGCGGTGTGAATACCCTGGTCAAGTGGCTGGCCCGGCGGGCCTCGCCTCATGGTGTTCTGGTCAATGGCGTGGCCCCCGGAGCCACTTCCTCACCCATGACGCGCGGCCAGGACTTTGACCTCTCCCGCATACCCCTCGGCCGCATGGCCGAGCCAGAGGAGATCGCCTGGCCGATCGTTTTCCTGCTGACCGGCGCCGCCAGCTACATGTCCGGAACCATCCTGGACGTGAACGGCGGCGTCTTCATGAACTGA
- a CDS encoding alpha-ketoacid dehydrogenase subunit alpha/beta encodes MKTQQIRNQTPMYQLSLEEKDWKAFTAEEAKRTLTLLLGARRFEEAILDLDKRGLVHGPAHSSIGQEGATAGCLAALTPMTKVTATHRAHHQVVAKMLHALWAKDFDPTKAKQLPDDMREITRTLLADILGLKEGWSGGRGGSMHLRNDAVGVVGTQAIVASGMAIGCGIAWAEKVRNSGDLTVAFFGDGAIHQGTAHEALNLAALYDLPMIFFMENNQYSVSMSIEQSTREGELLTRAQGHGIPSIKLDGMNPLAAYRAAEWAAKEISDKKGPVLIQADVYRYYHQSAPYPGSAFGYRSKDEEESWRKKDPVEFLIAELDKRKILGKDDSQHIESLVQEAVEAAVETCVEGRGSSARIKPDLWPDPATVDNDITGDLSEFEGARFAEPEDYAANELDDARLIDVMPRVVAERMAEDESIYVLGEDVANMGGGTVGATKGLMDRFPDRVINTPINENGFCNMAAGMASAGMKPIVELMYSDFMFNATDALLNQIAKMRHLFGGRYPVPLVLRCRIPGTEGYGSQHSMDPSAVFAMFPGWRIVAPATPFDYAGLMNSALRCQDPVLVVEHQSLQKKTGPIPEKLDYHIPIGKARKVTDGNQVTLLTTLTMCELARDTAKEMGVSADILDLRTLSQRDIDFDAIEASVRKTNNVAIVEQSTRGTSIGAFLSDEIQRRCFDHLDQPVKRVVGRWAAPTVSKVLEQAAVAGQSDIEETLRGMLADTAQQAAA; translated from the coding sequence ATGAAGACACAGCAGATTCGCAACCAGACTCCGATGTATCAACTCTCCCTTGAGGAAAAGGACTGGAAGGCTTTCACGGCGGAAGAGGCCAAGCGCACGCTCACCCTGCTGCTGGGTGCCCGCCGCTTCGAGGAGGCCATTCTCGACCTCGACAAGCGCGGTCTTGTTCACGGCCCCGCCCATTCCAGCATCGGCCAGGAAGGCGCCACCGCCGGCTGTCTGGCGGCGCTGACGCCCATGACGAAGGTCACAGCGACCCATCGCGCCCACCACCAGGTCGTGGCCAAGATGCTGCACGCGCTGTGGGCGAAGGACTTCGACCCGACCAAGGCCAAACAATTGCCTGACGACATGCGGGAAATCACCCGCACGCTTCTGGCCGACATCCTGGGGCTAAAGGAAGGTTGGTCCGGAGGCCGTGGCGGCTCCATGCACCTGCGCAACGACGCGGTCGGCGTTGTCGGCACCCAGGCTATCGTCGCCAGCGGCATGGCCATTGGCTGCGGCATCGCCTGGGCCGAGAAAGTACGAAACAGCGGCGACCTGACAGTGGCCTTTTTCGGTGACGGCGCGATCCACCAGGGAACTGCCCACGAGGCCCTGAACCTCGCGGCCCTTTACGACCTGCCCATGATCTTCTTCATGGAGAACAACCAGTATTCCGTATCCATGTCCATCGAACAGTCGACGCGGGAGGGCGAGCTCCTGACCCGGGCCCAGGGTCATGGTATCCCCTCGATCAAGCTGGACGGCATGAACCCGCTTGCCGCCTACCGTGCTGCGGAATGGGCCGCAAAGGAAATCTCCGACAAGAAGGGCCCCGTTCTCATCCAGGCCGATGTCTATCGCTATTACCACCAGAGCGCGCCCTATCCGGGCAGCGCCTTCGGCTACCGCAGCAAGGATGAGGAAGAATCCTGGCGCAAGAAGGATCCCGTGGAGTTTCTCATTGCGGAGTTGGACAAGCGCAAGATCCTGGGCAAGGACGACAGCCAGCATATCGAAAGCCTGGTACAGGAAGCAGTCGAAGCCGCGGTGGAGACTTGCGTCGAAGGTCGCGGCAGTTCCGCGCGCATCAAACCCGACCTCTGGCCCGATCCCGCAACGGTCGACAATGACATTACCGGCGACCTGAGCGAATTTGAGGGTGCACGCTTTGCGGAACCGGAGGACTATGCAGCCAATGAACTGGACGATGCGCGCCTGATCGATGTCATGCCCCGTGTGGTGGCCGAGCGCATGGCGGAAGACGAAAGCATCTATGTGCTGGGCGAGGATGTCGCAAACATGGGCGGCGGCACGGTGGGTGCCACCAAGGGCCTGATGGACCGTTTTCCGGATCGCGTCATCAACACGCCGATCAACGAGAACGGCTTCTGCAACATGGCAGCCGGCATGGCGTCTGCGGGCATGAAACCTATCGTCGAGTTGATGTATTCGGACTTCATGTTCAACGCGACCGATGCCCTGCTGAACCAGATCGCGAAGATGCGTCACCTCTTCGGCGGACGCTATCCGGTGCCGCTGGTCTTGCGCTGCCGGATACCGGGGACGGAAGGCTATGGCTCCCAGCACTCCATGGACCCCTCGGCGGTCTTCGCCATGTTCCCCGGCTGGCGCATCGTGGCGCCGGCAACCCCCTTTGACTACGCCGGCCTGATGAATTCGGCCCTGCGCTGTCAGGATCCTGTCCTGGTCGTGGAGCATCAGTCTCTGCAGAAGAAGACAGGGCCGATTCCCGAGAAACTCGACTACCACATACCCATCGGCAAGGCGCGCAAGGTGACGGACGGCAACCAGGTAACCCTGCTCACCACCTTGACCATGTGCGAGCTGGCGCGAGACACGGCGAAGGAAATGGGTGTTTCTGCCGACATCCTGGACCTGCGCACCCTGTCCCAGCGAGATATCGACTTCGACGCCATTGAGGCCTCGGTCCGGAAGACGAACAACGTTGCCATCGTCGAACAGAGCACACGCGGCACCAGTATTGGCGCTTTCCTCTCCGACGAGATTCAGAGACGCTGCTTTGACCACTTGGACCAGCCAGTCAAGCGTGTGGTCGGGCGCTGGGCGGCCCCCACGGTTTCCAAAGTCCTGGAACAGGCTGCCGTCGCTGGACAAAGCGATATCGAGGAAACCCTGCGCGGGATGCTTGCGGACACAGCCCAGCAGGCGGCCGCGTGA
- a CDS encoding isocitrate lyase/PEP mutase family protein yields MTDLKRKLAEGDCVLAPGVYDCVSARIAETAGFEAVSISGYGVEASSFGLPDLGFTGLFDLVEIAGRIVSAVDIPVICDADTGYGGPAQVWETTRRLEKQGVQALHIEDQGSPKRCGGLPGRKVIPTDEMSAKIRAACQARRSTDFLVIARTDAKDSEGLEAAAKRLNSYFAAGADLGFAAENYSFEELQELSRLVKGPLAICGGVPGWSGSFETSATYRALGIVLVIYPFTSLFTAARAMQDFYMKMKDADRVTPDHAERAMTSFDWFSDFIGVDGMRQREEAVARDGDREKAKTTKNDKS; encoded by the coding sequence ATGACCGATCTCAAGCGCAAGCTTGCGGAAGGAGACTGTGTACTTGCACCGGGCGTGTACGACTGCGTCAGCGCCCGTATAGCCGAGACAGCCGGCTTCGAGGCCGTTTCCATATCTGGCTATGGCGTGGAAGCCAGCAGCTTCGGCCTGCCGGACCTGGGCTTCACCGGGCTGTTTGATCTGGTGGAAATTGCCGGACGGATCGTTTCAGCCGTCGATATCCCGGTCATCTGTGACGCGGATACCGGCTATGGTGGCCCGGCGCAGGTCTGGGAAACCACCCGACGCCTGGAAAAGCAGGGCGTGCAGGCTTTGCACATCGAAGACCAGGGAAGCCCGAAACGCTGCGGGGGGTTGCCCGGGCGCAAGGTGATCCCGACCGACGAGATGTCAGCGAAGATTCGTGCCGCCTGTCAAGCGCGGCGCTCCACGGATTTTCTGGTCATTGCCCGCACGGATGCCAAGGACAGCGAAGGGCTGGAGGCGGCAGCCAAGCGCTTGAACAGCTACTTCGCCGCTGGGGCAGACCTGGGCTTTGCCGCGGAAAACTATTCATTCGAGGAACTGCAGGAACTCTCCCGCCTGGTTAAGGGGCCTCTGGCGATCTGCGGCGGCGTGCCCGGATGGTCGGGTTCCTTCGAGACAAGCGCGACCTATCGCGCGCTCGGGATCGTGCTGGTTATATATCCTTTCACATCGCTTTTCACTGCGGCGCGCGCGATGCAGGATTTCTACATGAAGATGAAGGACGCCGACCGAGTTACACCAGATCACGCGGAGCGTGCCATGACGTCCTTCGACTGGTTCAGTGACTTCATAGGCGTAGATGGGATGCGACAGCGTGAAGAAGCAGTTGCTCGAGACGGGGACAGGGAAAAGGCAAAAACCACAAAGAACGACAAAAGCTGA
- a CDS encoding SDR family oxidoreductase, which translates to MTSGDQDAYVVVTGGSRGIGAATARVAAQAGYNLALTYKSNRAAADDVIKAVESEGRRAVAQSFDMATGNVEELFRAFDSAGLGRLHGLVNNAGITGPIKRLTEIDQAMLDDVFRINITSLMLCMKEAALRMSTEQEGIGGTIVNVSSRAGQLGGAGEWIHYAASKGAVDTLTEGAAKELGSEGIRVNAVSPGLIETEIHAAAGAPDRVERMVSGVPLGRSGTAEEVAEVIVWLLSGKSSYVSGANISISGGR; encoded by the coding sequence ATGACAAGTGGGGATCAGGACGCTTATGTCGTCGTGACCGGTGGCAGCCGGGGAATCGGGGCTGCGACTGCGCGTGTTGCAGCGCAGGCTGGATACAATCTGGCACTTACCTACAAGAGCAACCGGGCAGCCGCCGATGACGTCATCAAGGCTGTGGAGTCGGAAGGACGCCGTGCGGTGGCACAGTCCTTCGACATGGCCACAGGCAATGTCGAAGAGCTATTCCGTGCCTTCGATTCAGCTGGCCTGGGGCGTCTGCATGGTCTTGTGAACAATGCCGGCATCACGGGACCCATCAAGCGGCTGACCGAGATCGACCAAGCCATGCTGGATGATGTCTTCCGAATCAACATCACCTCCCTGATGCTCTGCATGAAGGAGGCCGCCCTGCGCATGTCGACGGAGCAGGAGGGCATTGGGGGCACGATCGTCAATGTCTCTTCTCGTGCAGGCCAACTGGGCGGTGCAGGGGAGTGGATCCACTATGCCGCCAGCAAGGGCGCGGTGGACACCCTGACAGAGGGCGCGGCGAAGGAACTCGGCAGCGAGGGGATTCGCGTCAACGCGGTTTCCCCCGGTCTGATCGAAACGGAGATTCACGCCGCAGCCGGTGCGCCAGACCGGGTGGAGCGGATGGTCAGCGGCGTTCCGCTGGGGCGGAGCGGCACGGCCGAGGAGGTGGCCGAGGTCATTGTCTGGCTGCTTTCAGGCAAGAGCAGTTATGTCTCTGGCGCCAATATCTCGATCTCTGGTGGACGCTGA
- a CDS encoding SDR family NAD(P)-dependent oxidoreductase codes for MSALEQEKERIAIVTGGASGIGLAAVERLLADGYRVIGADRNGEQLANLTQDKPEVAWRELDVSSQTEIDGFRQEVDSRFGCPHVVVNAAGIMQDNVPLDAMDMEEHDRIWDVNYRGSFLMCRNFGLAMSALGRGVLINIASITALRPLPLFAYGPGKAAVVSMTESLAGHLGPSGVRVNAVAPGFVLTPPIKAKIEAGLRDAEDLSRSAALQRMVTPEEIAEAIAFLVSDRAAAITGITLPVDAGWLAGSSWGTYGGLRVSEQTQDSRTRNQEGME; via the coding sequence TTGAGCGCATTGGAGCAGGAAAAGGAAAGAATTGCCATCGTCACCGGAGGTGCCAGTGGCATTGGTCTGGCGGCGGTCGAGCGCCTTCTGGCAGACGGCTACCGGGTCATCGGCGCGGACAGAAACGGGGAACAGCTGGCAAACTTGACCCAGGACAAGCCGGAGGTGGCCTGGCGGGAGCTCGATGTCAGTTCCCAAACTGAGATCGACGGCTTCAGGCAGGAGGTCGACAGCCGGTTCGGCTGTCCGCATGTGGTCGTGAATGCAGCCGGCATCATGCAGGACAACGTCCCGCTGGATGCCATGGATATGGAAGAGCACGATCGCATTTGGGATGTGAACTATCGCGGCAGTTTTCTCATGTGCCGGAACTTCGGCTTGGCCATGTCTGCTCTGGGGCGCGGCGTCCTGATCAATATTGCCTCCATTACCGCCCTGCGGCCCCTGCCGCTGTTTGCCTACGGTCCCGGGAAAGCCGCCGTGGTGTCCATGACGGAAAGCCTGGCCGGACATCTGGGCCCATCCGGGGTGCGCGTGAATGCCGTTGCCCCCGGCTTCGTGCTGACGCCGCCCATCAAGGCCAAGATCGAAGCGGGCCTAAGGGATGCAGAGGATCTGTCCCGATCGGCGGCGCTTCAGCGCATGGTCACACCGGAGGAGATCGCCGAGGCCATTGCCTTTCTGGTCAGCGACAGGGCCGCGGCGATCACCGGCATCACGCTGCCGGTGGATGCAGGCTGGCTGGCCGGCTCTTCCTGGGGCACTTATGGGGGCCTGCGTGTGTCCGAGCAGACGCAGGACTCAAGAACAAGAAACCAAGAAGGGATGGAATAG